In Thiobacter sp. AK1, a genomic segment contains:
- a CDS encoding 2Fe-2S iron-sulfur cluster-binding protein, whose translation MPFQVRLLPSGHVFEVVGHDTLLEAALRAGVAINYGCSSGNCGLCRARLLSGQVERTRHQDYVFPEAEKSQGWLLMCAHTAASDVVLEAGVATRADEIQFQEIVARVKAITPLTDKVRLLHLQTPRSQRLRFLAGQSVALAVGDDAGVYAIASCPCDDRNLQFHVRNLPDDRFAARVFGGMKVGDSVTVYGPVGDFVLRQDARRPLLFIACNSGFAPIKSLLEHAVSLEWAQPLYLYWLATVAGGHYLSNWCRSWEDALDQFHYRELLAENLEDPNPDEVLTAILAEHADLSRFQAYVAGPQGFASRACARLMEQGLPAGQLAAAVV comes from the coding sequence ATGCCCTTCCAGGTCCGTTTACTGCCCAGCGGCCACGTATTCGAGGTGGTCGGCCACGACACGCTGCTAGAAGCCGCGCTGCGCGCCGGAGTGGCCATAAACTACGGCTGCAGTAGTGGCAACTGCGGGTTGTGCCGCGCGCGCCTGCTATCGGGGCAGGTTGAGCGCACCCGCCATCAGGACTACGTGTTTCCCGAAGCGGAAAAAAGCCAGGGGTGGCTCCTCATGTGCGCCCACACGGCAGCAAGCGACGTCGTGCTGGAAGCAGGGGTGGCGACCCGCGCAGACGAGATCCAGTTCCAGGAAATCGTCGCGCGCGTCAAGGCCATCACGCCCCTCACAGACAAAGTGCGCCTGTTGCACCTGCAGACGCCACGCAGCCAGCGCCTACGTTTCCTGGCCGGCCAGAGTGTAGCCCTGGCGGTCGGAGACGATGCCGGCGTCTACGCCATCGCCAGCTGCCCCTGCGACGACCGCAACCTGCAGTTCCACGTGCGCAACCTGCCGGACGACCGGTTCGCGGCACGGGTGTTTGGGGGCATGAAAGTGGGCGACAGCGTCACCGTCTATGGACCAGTGGGGGATTTCGTGCTGCGCCAGGACGCGCGCCGACCGCTGCTATTCATCGCCTGCAACAGCGGCTTCGCGCCCATCAAGAGTTTGCTGGAGCACGCCGTCTCCTTGGAATGGGCGCAACCGCTCTATCTCTACTGGCTCGCCACCGTGGCGGGCGGCCACTATCTCTCCAACTGGTGCCGCTCCTGGGAAGATGCCCTGGATCAGTTCCATTACCGAGAGCTTTTGGCGGAAAACCTGGAGGATCCCAATCCGGACGAGGTGCTCACCGCCATCCTTGCCGAGCACGCGGATTTGAGCCGTTTCCAGGCCTACGTGGCGGGTCCCCAGGGCTTCGCCTCGCGCGCCTGCGCGCGTCTCATGGAACAGGGCTTGCCGGCGGGGCAGCTGGCCGCGGCAGTCGTGTGA
- a CDS encoding DUF3567 family protein yields the protein MMNLVFANDQYQVLEYPELNGFELLNTRLGTGVFLSGEMARVFRQSIEGLRNSNPTEEDVEGVIGNFDALMTHRLIYH from the coding sequence ATGATGAATTTGGTGTTCGCCAATGATCAATACCAGGTGCTGGAATACCCCGAGCTGAACGGCTTCGAGCTTTTGAACACCCGGCTCGGCACGGGCGTGTTCCTGAGTGGGGAAATGGCGCGCGTGTTCCGCCAGTCCATCGAGGGTTTGCGCAACAGCAATCCCACGGAAGAAGACGTGGAAGGGGTGATTGGCAATTTCGACGCGCTCATGACCCACCGTCTGATCTACCACTGA
- a CDS encoding thioredoxin family protein: MPENLHPPAALLVTLPGCPHCPGMKRLLEKLLDEGLLATLEVVDAASQPERAQALGVRSVPWLALGALRFEGQMTPAELRQWAQLAAQPDQGLRPYFFEMLKSGRRDRVEALIREDPARAAVLAALVTDPKASMAVRLGIGAVLEEFQGTTFTQAMAAPLIAALPTAQPRDRADIAHFLSLIGGPEARAALTSLLDDPDPEVREIAREAVRHA, translated from the coding sequence ATGCCAGAAAATCTCCATCCCCCCGCCGCCCTGCTCGTCACCTTGCCCGGTTGTCCCCATTGTCCCGGCATGAAGCGCCTTCTGGAAAAGTTGCTCGACGAAGGCCTCCTCGCAACCCTGGAGGTGGTGGACGCTGCCAGCCAGCCGGAACGGGCCCAGGCCCTGGGGGTGAGAAGCGTGCCATGGCTCGCCCTCGGCGCCTTGCGCTTCGAGGGCCAGATGACGCCAGCCGAGCTGCGCCAGTGGGCGCAGCTCGCCGCGCAACCGGACCAGGGCCTGCGCCCTTATTTCTTCGAGATGCTCAAGTCTGGTCGGCGCGACCGAGTGGAAGCCCTCATCCGCGAGGATCCAGCCCGCGCTGCGGTGCTGGCAGCCTTGGTGACCGACCCCAAGGCAAGCATGGCGGTGCGCCTGGGCATCGGCGCGGTCCTGGAGGAGTTCCAGGGCACGACGTTCACCCAGGCCATGGCGGCACCCCTGATCGCCGCCCTGCCTACGGCACAGCCCCGCGATCGCGCGGACATCGCCCATTTCCTTTCCCTGATCGGCGGCCCCGAGGCGCGGGCGGCCCTCACCTCCCTCCTGGACGATCCGGATCCCGAGGTTCGCGAGATCGCCCGCGAAGCGGTAAGGCACGCCTGA
- a CDS encoding tetratricopeptide repeat protein, protein MKKNSRSAQAILRANQQNALSVAALVDEGNRLMEAGEHRAAQAAFQSAVDVLLASRSRDDKRLAIARYNLARAFAAQGKTERAMSEYRAALTLRPRFPEAQNNLGMLLIDAGQFEEAAELFRRALATDPLFASAHYGLGVALQNLGQTQEAAFCYQRAITLKPDFYASWVNLGLICYALGSPEVAVHCFNEAIGLCPGNAELYFQLGLAYMAQERFADAARAFSRAVEFQPDYTLARDALEEALYFKLAAKP, encoded by the coding sequence ATGAAGAAAAATTCCCGCTCCGCCCAGGCCATCCTGCGTGCAAACCAGCAAAATGCCTTGTCCGTCGCCGCCCTGGTGGACGAGGGTAACCGCCTCATGGAAGCAGGCGAGCATCGCGCCGCGCAGGCGGCGTTCCAGTCGGCGGTAGACGTGCTGCTGGCCTCGCGTAGCCGGGACGACAAACGTCTGGCCATTGCCCGCTACAACCTTGCCCGCGCCTTCGCCGCCCAAGGCAAGACCGAGCGCGCCATGTCCGAATACCGCGCCGCCCTGACCCTGCGGCCGCGCTTTCCCGAGGCGCAGAACAACCTGGGCATGCTGCTCATCGATGCCGGGCAGTTCGAGGAGGCGGCCGAGCTGTTCCGCCGCGCGCTTGCCACAGACCCCCTATTCGCCTCGGCCCATTACGGACTGGGGGTCGCGCTGCAGAACCTAGGGCAGACGCAAGAGGCGGCCTTCTGCTATCAGCGGGCGATCACCCTGAAGCCGGATTTTTACGCTTCCTGGGTGAACCTGGGGCTCATCTGCTACGCCCTGGGTTCACCCGAGGTGGCGGTGCATTGCTTCAACGAGGCCATTGGTCTGTGCCCGGGAAATGCCGAGCTCTATTTCCAACTGGGGCTTGCCTACATGGCCCAGGAACGGTTCGCGGATGCGGCGCGGGCCTTCTCTCGCGCGGTGGAATTTCAGCCGGACTACACGTTGGCGCGGGATGCCCTGGAAGAGGCACTCTACTTCAAACTCGCGGCAAAGCCCTGA